One window of the Triticum dicoccoides isolate Atlit2015 ecotype Zavitan chromosome 3B, WEW_v2.0, whole genome shotgun sequence genome contains the following:
- the LOC119279380 gene encoding uncharacterized protein LOC119279380 yields MARQDVLMEPQSPGSPASPGKPLAPELPEPYAEMRPLDVAPDEEAAVKPDRRTSSASSSSSRASSAGCVFQVDASEMRTPLVEAAADGDDDHADAGPAAQAKLPEDWASFSERSTGGGTVSAAPEAQTMAKPAVEGFNPDRIPASIFQPKPGAQADWSIASNESLFSIHGASLSISDDLYAPSRSHFDYFYDEAMAAGGSGYTDGKLPPLAEVPGSAMSDASEGRAIRRHESGSIGSSSNFSFAFPILAEPSTGTKESMGGYQQLQKEHEQSPPRPSNRKSQFEEMTTEEERRPQKAGWCWCGECCWLACSWPTCCCQWRWRCCSCPTCCQCSWCL; encoded by the exons ATGGCTCGACAGGACGTGCTCATGGAGCCCCAGTCGCCCGGCTCGCCGGCCTCTCCGGGCAAGCCGTTGGCGCCGGAGCTGCCCGAGCCTTATGCGGAAATGCGGCCGTTGGACGTGGCGCCGGACGAGGAGGCCGCGGTCAAGCCGGACCGGCGGACATCATCGGCGTCTTCTTCTTCGTCGAGGGCGTCCTCGGCCGGGTGCGTTTTCCAGGTCGACGCGTCCGAGATGCGCACCCCGTTGGTTGAGGCAGCGGCAGACGGCGACGACGACCATGCCGACGCCGGTCCGGCCGCGCAGGCGAAGTTGCCCGAGGACTGGGCGTCATTTTCGGAGCGGTCGACCGGCGGAGGCACGGTGTCGGCGGCGCCGGAGGCCCAGACGATGGCCAAGCCGGCCGTCGAGGGCTTCAACCCGGACAGGATCCCGGCGTCCATCTTCCAGCCCAAGCCGGGGGCGCAGGCGGACTGGAGCATCGCGTCCAACGAGTCGCTCTTCAGCATCCACGGCGCCAGCCTGAGCATCTCCGACGACTTGTACGCCCCCAGCAGGTCCCACTTCGACTACTTCTACGACGAGGCCATGGCGGCCGGCGGCAGCGGATACACAGACGGGAAGCTGCCGCCGCTCGCGGAGGTGCCGGGCAGCGCGATGTCGGACGCGAGCGAGGGGAGAGCGATCCGGCGGCACGAGAGCGGCTCCATCGGCAGCTCCAGCAACTTCTCCTTCGCCTTCCCAAT ACTGGCCGAGCCGTCGACGGGGACGAAGGAGAGCATGGGCGGCTACCAGCAGCTGCAGAAGGAGCACGAGCAGTCGCCGCCGCGGCCCTCGAACCGCAAGTCGCAGTTCGAGGAGATGACGACGGAGGAGGAGCGGCGGCCGCAGAAGGCCGGGTGGTGCTGGTGCGGGGAGTGCTGCTGGCTCGCCTGCTCCTGGCCCACCTGCTGCTGCCAATGGCGGTGGCGGTGCTGCTCCTGTCCGACCTGCTGCCAGTGCAGCTGGTGCCTCTGA